Within Amycolatopsis sp. FDAARGOS 1241, the genomic segment CCACAGTGGAGGATTGGATCCGGCCGGCGGGCTCGCCGTCGCGCAGCACGGTGACCACCGGGCCGCTGTGCGCGAGGCTCCATTCCGTGAGCACGGTCAGCTCCGCGCTGCCCGCGCCGACGTGCACGCCGTTCGCGGCCGAGAGCTGCCGCACGCCGCCGTTTTCCGTGCGGTAGACGTGGATCTGCGTCGGGTCGTCCGCCGACGCGGTGAAGAGCACCTCGGCGCCGACGTGCTGCACCGCGCGCAGCTGCAGGCCCGGCGGAGTGACGGGCTCGCCGGCGACGTACAGCCGGTGATCGCCGTCCGCGGCGCTGGTGGTGACGAGCCGCCCGTCGGCCGTCCACGCGGGCACGCCCGGGAGGATGTCGACCCAGACGTCGTCGGTGTCGGTGACCAGTTCGGTCACGGACCCGGCGGCCGGGTCGAGGGCCAGCACAGTGATCCGCTTCTGGTCGCGCGGCTGCACCGCGAGCAGCGGCGCACCGCCGGCCGACCAGTGGACCGTGACCAGGTATTCCCAGTCGCCGCGCTCGACGTCGACACGGCTGCCGTCCAAGCCCAGCACCGAAAGCGACACCTCGGCGTTGGCCGCGCCGGCCGCGGGGTACGCGACGACGTTCGCGGGACGGTCGGGGTTCGCCGGGTCGCCGATCGTCCAGCGCGGCACCGGGCCGCGGTCGGAGCGCTCCGCGATGAGGCTGCGCCCGTCCGGCGCCCACCAGTAGCCGCGCGTGCGGTCCATCTCCTCGGCGGCGATGAACTCCGCGAGCCCCCAGGCCACGTCGTCGCCGTCTTCCTCGACGAGCGCGCGGTCCTCGCCCGTGGCCAGCTCGATCACGCGCAGCCGCCGGTCGCGGACGTAAGCCACGTGCGTGCCGGTCGGGTTGGGCCGCGGGTCGACCACCGAACCGTCCACGAGGACGGCGGTCGCGCCCGTGGCCAGGTCGAGTGTGTAGAGCTTCCCGGACAGCGTGAAGGTGACCACGGTGAACGCGTCGTCCACGCCGTAGGCCACCACGCCGCCGCCGGTCTCCCGCGCTCGCTCGCGGCGCGCCCGCTCCTCCGCCGGCAGGTCCTCCTCGCCGGGTAGCAGCTCCGCGGCGTCGACGAGCTTGGTCTCCGTGCCGTTCGCGAGGTCCAGCGACCACAGGCTGTGCCGCAGGTCGGTGCCGGTTTCGCTGCGCAGGAACAGCACCCGCGAACCGTCCGGGGAGACGCGGAACTGTTTGGGCGCGCCGAGGGTGAAGCGCTGCGTGCGCGCCTGGCGGCGGAGGAACGAGAGGTCGTCGAGAGCAGAGTCGGTCACGCCCGCACTCTTCCAGACGATCAGGCCGGCACGCCATCACCCCGCAGCCGGGAAAGCTCTCCGGCCACGTCGAAGTGCGGATCCGGGAACGCGGGCGCGAGCTCGGTGAGCGTCTCGATCAGCAGCTCCGCGACGGCCCAGTTGCGGTACCACTTGCGGTCGGCGGGCACGACGTACCACGGGGCGTGCGGGGTAGACGTGCGCGCGAACACGTCGGAGTAGGCCTGGGCGTACGCGCCCCAGTGGCCGCGCGCTTCGACGTCGGACGGCGAGAACTTCCAGAGCTTCTCAGGCGTTTCGAGCCGCGCGACGAGCCGGCGCAGCTGCTCTTCGGGCGAGATGTGCAGGAACACCTTGACGATCGTGGTGCCCTCGGCCACGAGCTCCTTCTCGAACGCGTTGATCTGCGAGTAGCGGCGGCGCCGCTCGGCCGCGCTCAGCTGCCCGGACACGCGCGGCACCAGCACGTCCTCGTAGTGCGACCGGTCGAACACCCCGAGCTGGCCCGGTGCCGGCAGCTCGCGGCGCACCCGCCACAGGAAGTCGTGGCGACGCTCGGCCGGCGTGGGCGCCTTGAACCCCTTGTAGCGCACACCCATCGGGTTCACCAGCCCCAGCACGTGCCGGACGGTGCCGCCCTTGCCGGAGGTGTCCATGCCTTGCAGCACCAGCAGCACGCTGCGGCCGCCGCCGGCCTGGCCCTCGGCGTACAGCGCCTCCTGCAGGGCGTCGAGCCGTTCGCCCGCGGTGGCGAGCTTCTTCTCGCCCTTGGTCTTCTTGCCCGGCCCGACCGGTGACGAGCCCGGGTGCGGCAGCTGCGCGCCGGCGCGCAGCGCGTCGCGCACCCGGGTCCCGTTGTCCTTCTTCGCCATCCGGCGACGATAACCTCAAGCGGCGGCCTTCGCGGCGAAGATCTTCAGCAGCCCGGTCCAGCCGCCCTCGGTGTCCACCCCGTCGTAGACCTGCTGTGCGGTCGCGCCGTGGCGTTCGAACTCGCGGTGCTCGATCTCGACTCGCGTGGTCCCCGGCCCCTCTTCGGTGAACAGGACCTCGATCTCGCTCGCGTGCGCCGGGTCCGGGTCGACCTTCCAGTCGCCGTCGATGTGCCACGACAGAACCACTCGGCCGGGTGGCTCCCACGCGAGCACGCGGCCCCAGCCGCATTCGGACCCGTCGACGAGCCGCTCGAACCAGCGGCCGCCTTCGCGCGGCTCCAGCACGGCTTCGGCGAGGGCCGCCTCGCCCAGGTGGTGCTCGCGCGGCCACCAGCTGTCGAAACCCTCGGTGTAGACCTTGAACGCGTGCGCGCGCGAGCAGGCGACGGTGATCGATTTGCGGATCGGTTCGAGTGTCATGACTGTTCGCTTCCTTCGCTTTCCGCAGTGGATTCGGCTTGCCGGGCGAACGAACTCAGCGCGTCGGACCACATCCGGTCGAGGTAGGCGCGCAGCGCGGCGATCCCGTCGGGCCGGAGCCGGTACAGCCGTTTCGTCCCCTCCGCCCGATCGGTGACCAGGCCGGCCTCCTTCAGCACCTTGAGGTGCTGCGACACGGCGGGACGGCTGATCGGCAACGTCGCGGCCAGCTCTCCGACCGCGCGCGGCCCGGCGCGGAGCGCTTCGACGATCGCGCGCCGCGAGGGGTCGGCGAGAGCGGTCAGCTGCTCGCTTCCGTAAGTCGCCACGAACCGTAAGCTACGGCTTACCAATGATCGAGTCAACGATGTGCAGCGATTCGCCGTTCCAGCCGCCCGAGTGCGCAACGAATGGCGGGTGAAAGCAACGTTTCCCGGCTGAAACTCCCCCCGCGTTCGATCTAGCCTGAACGCATGACGACGTTCGCCGGTCGGGAGACCGCCAGCCCTGCCTCCACCGCCGGCTTCATCGAGCTCGACGAGCGGTGGAGCACGCACAACTACCACCCGCTGCCGGTCGTGATCGCCGAAGCCGAAGGCGCCACGGTGACCGACGTCGAGGGCAAGTCCTACCTCGACTTCCTGTCCGGCTACTCCGCCCTGAACTTCGGGCACCGCCACCCCGCGCTGATCGCCGCAGCCGTCGAGCAGCTGGGCAAGGTCACACTGACCTCGCGCGCGTTCCACCACGACCAGCTCGGCCTGTTCTGCCGCGAGCTCGCGGAGCTGACCGGCACCGAGATGGTGCTGCCGATGAACTCCGGCGCCGAGGCCGTGGAGTCGGCCGTGAAGGTCGCGCGCAAGTGGGCACACCAGGTCAAGGGCGTGCCCGACGGCACCGCCGAGATCGTGGTCGCCGGCTCCAACTTCCACGGCCGCACGACCACGATCGTCTCGTTCTCCACCGACGACACCGCGCGCGCCGGCTTCGGGCCGTTCACGCCGGGGTTCGTGACAGTGCCCTACGGCGACGCGGCCGCGGTGCGCGCCGCGATCACCCCGCGCACGGCCGCGGTGCTGCTCGAACCGGTACAGGGCGAGGCCGGCGTGATCGTGCCGCCCGCCGGCTTCTTCGCCGACGTGCGGCGCGCGTGCGACGAGAACGGCGTGCTGCTGATCGCCGACGAGATCCAGTCGGGCCTCGCCCGCACGGGCACGGTGCTGGCGCTGGACCACGAGGGCGTGCGCGCCGACGTCTACACGCTCGGCAAGGCTCTCGGCGGCGGCATCCTGCCGGTGTCGGCCGTGGTCGGCAGCCGCGACGTGCTCGGCGTGCTCAAGCCCGGCGAGCACGGCTCGACCTTCGGCGGCAACCCCGTCGCGTGCGCGGTCGGCCGCGCCGTCATCCGCCTCTTGGCGACCGGCGAGTTCCAGCAGCGCTCCACCGAGCTCGGGGCGCACCTGCACGAACGCCTGTCCGCGCTCGTCGGCCACGGCCTCGCCGCCGTCCGCGGCCGCGGCCTGTGGGCCGGTGTCGACATCGCGCCGGGCGGCCCGTCCGGGCGCGCCGCGTCGGAGGCCCTGGCCGGGCTTGGCGTGCTGTGCAAGGAAACGCACGACCACACGCTGCGGATCGCGCCGCCGCTGGTGATCACGCGCGACGAGCTCGACCGCGGCATCGACGCGGTCGCCCAGGTGGTGCGTCCGTAACCACCCGGGAGCGTTTCGCCCGGGGCGCTCGTTCAGTCCGCTATGGCGCGGCTGTACGCGCGGGGCAAGGAGCTGTGCGACCGCGCACCGGTCGAGGCCTACGACCACCCGGCCGCCGGCGAACGTCGGCCGGGCGTGCGCGAGTACTTCGAGGCGAGCAACGCGGGCCGGCTGCCCGAACTGGTCGAGCTGCGGCGGGAGCGGATGGCGGCGTCGCCCTTCACGTTCTTCCGCGGCGCGGCCGGGCTGCTGGCGGCCGACCTCGCGGGCTCGCCGTCGGCAGGGCTCACGGCGCCCCTGTGCGGCGACGCCCACGCGGCCGACTTCAGGCTCTACGGCACGCCCGAGGGCGGGATCGTCATGGACGTCAACGACTTCGACGAGACCGCGCCGGGGCCGTGGGAGTGGGATCTCATCCGGCTGTCGGCGAGCCTGGTGCTGGCCGGGCTCGAAGACGGCATCGGTGAAGCGGCCTGCCGCGAAGCCGCGGAAGACGCCGTGGAGTCGTACCGGCGCACGATCCGGGCACTGGCGCAGCTGCCGTTCCGGCGGTCGTGGCACGCGCTGCCCGACGCGTCGGTGGTGTCGAAGGCGCGCGCCGACGAGCTGATCGACGACTTCGCCGAAGCCGAGGAGAAGGCGCCCCGCGGCACCGGTTCGCCCAGGTGGCGGCCAAGTGGACGCGCCACGTCGACGACCACGAGACGAACCTGCCGCGACACCGGTTCACCCCCGACCCGCCGGTGCTGACGTCCGTGGACGAGGCGACGGCGGCTTCCGTCGCGGCCGGGCTGGTGTCCTATGTGGACACCCTGCGTGAGTCACAGCGGACGCTCGTGGCGCGCTACCGCGTGGCCGACGTCGCGTTCCGCGTGGTCAGCATGCGCAGCGTCGGGTTGCGCAGCTACGTGGTCCTGTTGCGCGAGCTCGAAAACGAAGACTTCGTGCTGCAGGTGAAGCGGGCGCAGCCGTCGGCGCTCGCGCCGTCAAGGGGGCGATCGACCCCGCCGCGCTGCGCAAGGACCACCTCGACGACTACGGCCGGCTCGCGGGCGCGTTGCTCGCGCGGGCGCATTCGCGCTCGCTGCACCCGCAGCCGCCGGACGGCTACTTCGCCGAGGACGAGGACCTCGACGAGGCGATCGGCGCGTACGCGGTGCGCTACGCCGACCAGACGGAAGCCGACCACGCCGAGTTCACGAACCTCGGGCGGCCCTGACACGGCCGGACTCGTCGAAGGTGCCGGCTAGACCAGTTCCGTCACGTCGTCCGCGCAGCCCCACGCGAGCGTGATCCCCGCGCCGCCGTGACCGTAGCAGTGGATGACGTCACCGGTGCGTTCCAGGCGGACGCTCGGGCGGCCCGGGCGCAGGCCCACGCGGGTGCCGAGGATGGCGGCGTCCGCCAGCCGCGGTTCGAGGGCGCGGCAGCGGCGCACGATGGCCGCCGCGGTGGCGGGGTCCGGCTCGAGGTCGCCGCGGCCGATCTCTTCGGTGCCGCCGCACACGACGTGGCGGCCGTGGGGGATGACATAGGCGAGATCGCCGTCGATCTCTTCGACGGACCACGACGTGAGGCCCGGGTCGGCGAGGTGCACGACCTGGCCGCGCACCGGCACCAGCGTGTCGTCGCCCGCCAGGGCACCGCCCGCCAGCCCGGTGGCGTTCACGACGACGTCGGCGTCGAGGTCGGCGAGCGACGTGACCGTGCGGTACTCGGTGCGCACGCCGCGCGCGGCGACCTCCTCGGCCAGCCACGTCAGGTACACGGGCGTGTCGACCAGCGCCGTGGTGAACGCGAGGACCGTGCCGTCTCGGGACACGTCGGTCATCGCGGCGAGCCAGGCGGGGTCGGGCGCGTCGGCGGGCACCCGGATCCAGCCCGGGAGGAACCGGATCCCGGGCGCGGCCGGCAGCGACCGGTACACGCCCACGGTCGTCGTGGTCCAGCGCGCCACGCGCTCGTCCGGCCGCACCACCGGCGGGTAGATCAAGCCGCCGGCCACGGCCGACGTCGTCTCCCCCGGCCCACCCTCGGTCACGACGGTCACGGTGTGCCCCGCTTCCGCCAGCCGGTGTGCGCAGCTCAGCCCGACGACTCCCCCGCCGGCCACGGTGATCCGCATGCAGTTCCCTCCGCTCGTGCCCCAGCACCGGTGATCGTGGCCGACGCGGGGTCACCGGCGCCACCCGCCATCCGCGTAGGCTCGCCTCGCGGAGGGGAGAGATCGTGAACCGGATCCTGGCGGTGGTGGCCGTCGTGTGCTTGCTGGCGACCGTCGCGGTGGGACTGGTCTACGCCGGCGGGCACTCCCCCGGCGCGCTCGACTCGGCGGTGGCGAACGGCGTCGCCGGCCTCGGGCGCACGACGTTCGACGTGCTCGTGCTGCCCACCGAGCCGTACGTGCTGCTGCCCGCGATCGCCGTCACAGCCGGAATCTGCGCGTACCGGCGGCGCCGGCCGGACGCGGCGCTGGCCATCGCGGCCCCGGCCGTCGCGGTGGGGCTGAACACCTGGGTGCTCAAACCGCTGTTCGACCGCTGGAAGGACGGGATCCTCGTCTACCCGAGCGGGCACACCGTGAGCCTCGTGACGGTGCTCGCCGTACTGGTCCTGCTCGCCCGGCCCAAGGCGCTGACGGTCGTGCTCGGCGTGCTTCTCCTGTGCTGCGCGGCGATCGGCATGATCGGCCTCGGCTACCACTACCTCACGGACATCGTCGGCGGCACCTTCTTCGGCACCGCCGTGGTCACCGGACTGCGGTCGGTCACACCGCGTCGCGTGCCAGCGCCGTCAGCCGGCTGACCGCACGCAGGTACTTCTTGCGGTACCCACCGTTCACCATCTCCTCGGTGAACAGCTCCGGCAGCGGCACCCCGGACACGACCACGGGGATCGCGCGGTCGTAGAGCCGGTCGGCGAAAGCCACGAGCCGCAGCCCCACGTTCTGGTCCGGCGCCGGCGTCACGTGCTTGAGGTGCACGCGCCGCACTCCGTCGAGCAGCTTGCCGTAGCGCGAGGGGTGCAGCCGGGCCAAGTGCGCCACGAGCGCGCCGAACTCGTCCACAGTGGACCCTTCGTGCGCGGCGGCGGACGCTTCGAGCTCCTCGTCGCTCACCGGCGGCGGCGCGTCGGGCAGGCCACGGTGGCGGTAGTCGGGCCCGTCGACGCGCACGACGTCGAAGCGGCGCGACAACGCCTGGATCTCGCGCAGGAAGTCCTCGGCGGCGAAGCGGCCCTCACCGAGCTTGTCGGGCAGCGTGTTGGACGTCGCAGCCACGTGCACACCGGCGTCGGTGAGCTCCTGCAGCAGCCGGCCGACGAGCGTGGTGTCACCGGGGTCGTCGAGCTCGAACTCGTCGATCGCGAGCAGCCGGTGCTCCGACAGGCGCCGCACGGCCTCGGCGAACCCGAGCGCGCCGACGAGGTGCGTGAGCTCCACGAACGTGCCGTACGCCTTGGGCGACGGCGCGTCGTGCCAGGTCGACGCCAGCAGGTGGGTCTTGCCGACACCGAACCCGCCGTCGAGGTAGAGCCCCGGCTTCGCGGCCGGCGTGGGGCCGCCGCCGCCGAAGAGCGAACGCAGTCGCGACTTCTTGGCCGGGCGCGCGCCGATCCCCCGCGCGAACGCCGAGCACGCGGCGACCGCGGCGGCCTGGCTCGGTTCGTCGGGGTTGGGCAGGTAGGTCGAGAACCTCGCCTCGCCGAAACGCGGCGGCGGCACCATCGAGGAGATCAGCTCGTCGGCCCCGAGCTCGGGAAACCGGTCTGTCAGGGCAGCAGCGGGCACGGGTGCAGAGCCTAACCGCGGCCCCGCCGCGGCCCGACGTGGTGCCCGGCCCGCGTATCCCCCGGTCGGGGCCGGGTCCGGGCGCGTGCTGGGATAGCGGGCGTGCGGAGCGTGTGGCCACCATCACCGGCCGGGACCGAGCTGTCCGACGAGGACCTGGAGCTCGTCTACGGCTACCCCGAGGACCTCCGCGGCCCGTTCGTGCAGGTCAACTTCGTGGCGTCCGCCGACGGCGCGGTGGCCGTGGAGGAGCTGTCGAAGGGGCTTTCACACCCGGCCGACCGGCGGGTGTTCCTGCTCGGACGCGACCTCGCCGACGTGATCCTCGTCGGCGGCGGCACCGTGCGCACCGAGAACTACCGCGGTGCCCGGACCAACGCCGTGCGCGCCGCGCGCCGCGCGCGGCTGGGGCTCGCGCCGGCGCCGCCGATCGCCGTCGTCACGCGCACGGCCACGCTCGACCCGGCCGGCCCGCTGTTCACGGACACGCGCGTGCCGCCACTGGTCGTCACCACGTCGCGGGCCGAGACGGGCGCGCTCGCCGAGGCCGGCGCCGATGTGCTCGTGGCGGGCGAGGACGACGTGGACCTGCCGCGTGCGCTGGCGATGCTGGCCGAGCGCGGCCTGCGGCGCGTCGACTGCGAAGGCGGTCCCGGCCTGTTCGCGCAGCTGATCGCCGACGACCTCGTCGACCAGCTGTGCCTGAGCGTCGCCCCGCTGCTGATCGGCGGCGCCGCGAGCCGGATCGCGGCGGGCCCGGCCGCCGCAGTGCCGCGCCGGCTGGACCTGGCGTCGGTCCTCGTGGAGGACGGCTTCACGCTGCTACGCTACCGGCGGGGCCGCGGCTGATGGCCGACAGCGAGGCGCTCGTCGCGGCCGCGGCGGCGGGTGACCACGCGGCGTTCGACACGCTCGTACGCCGGCACACGCCGATGATGTTCCGCGTCGCGCTGCGCATCACCGGCAGCCCGGCCGAAGCGGAGGACGTCGTCCAGGAGGCGTGGCTCGCCGCGTGGCGGTCCCTTTCGGCGTTCCGCCACGAGTCGGCCGTGTCGACGTGGCTGTACCGAGTGGTCACCAACGGCGCCCTCGCCCTGCTGCGCCGCCACCGCCCCACGGTGTCCCTCGACACCGTGTCGATCGACCAGGCGCCCGACCTCGTCGCCGTGGGTACACCCGAGCGCCAGGTCGTGCACGCCGAGCAGGTCGACGAGGTGCTGCGTGCCATCGCGCGGCTCGACGTGCCGCAGCGCGTGCCGCTCGTGCTGCGCGAACTGGAGGGACTCAGCTACGAAGAAGTGGCGGAAGTACTCGAAGTCAGCATCCCGGCCTTGCGTTCGCGTCTGCACCGGGCCAGGGTGGCGCTGCTCGGCCAGTTGAGGGAGCGGTGATGACGGAGGAGGCCATCGGCGGCCCGGCGGATCCCGAGCGGGATCCCCGCTGGGCCCTGGTGCGCGCCGCGGCCCACCGCCGCGTCGCCACGCCGCCCGGTCTCGTCGACCGCGTCCTGCGCTCGCTCGCCGTGGAACGCGAGGGCCCGCCGCTGTCCCTGCCTGCCGAGGACGGCCCGCTGTCCGTCTCGCAAGCCGCCCTGCTCCGCCTGGCCCGCACGGTCGCCACCGACCAGGCCGAAGACGTCGACGGCGTGACGGTCTCCGCCGTCGCCCTCGAGGACGGCGAACTCCAGGTCCTCACGACCGTGCGGTTGGGCACCGCCGCCGGCGAAGCCGCGCGAACCCTCCAGCGCCGCCTCACCGACGAACTCACCCGCCTGCTGCGGGCCCGGCCGCCGGTGGTGAACGTGCACGTCATCGACGTGCAGCCGCGCTGAACTCCCCTCAGTCGAGTGACTCGTCGTGAGCTTTTCGCCGGCTCGGACGTCGGAGGAGCGAGCAAGCTTCCGGCGCCGGAGCGAACACCCGCGCCGACCCCCACCGACAGCGAGGAGCGAACTCCACGGTGCAGCCGGGCCCCCGCGGGCCGAGGTCCCGGGTACCGCCATCACGACACCGCTGAACGACGACGGGGCGGCGGGCCGCACCACGATCTCCTCGCTGGTCGTGCAGGAGGTCGCCGCGCTCGCGGCGCGCGAGATCGCGGGCGTGCGCACGCCGGGCGCCGGGGTGCCGTGCGCGTTCGGGGCGCTCAAGGAGCGCCGAGCTCATCGTGACGGCCGCAGCACTCGGGCGCGGTGCTAGCCGATGCCGAAAACATCGACGGCGTCACGCGCGCCCGGGCGCGAGCCGTCGGCACGCCCGCCGAGCCGGCGCTGCGCGTGACGCGGTGGCTGAGCGAAGGCACCGACGTCCGCCGCCTCTGGGCGCACCTCGACGCGTTCGTCCTCACCCGCGCCCGCGAGGCGCTCGGGCTCGACGCGCTGCCCACCTCCGTCCGGCTCGAACTCGACACGGTGGGCCCGGCACGCGTGCGTTGACCGCGCGTTTCGCACAGAATGCCCGCATGGCCCTCCCAGTGCAGGCTCCGATCAAGCCCATGCTCGCCAAGCCGGCCAAGGCGATCCCCGACTCCGGCGGGCTGCTGTTCGAGCCCAAGTGGGACGGGTTCCGCTGCCTGGTATTCCGCGACGGCCCGGAGATCACGCTCCAGTCGCGCGCGGAAAAGCCGCTCAACCGCTACTTCCCCGAAGTCCTGGAGCAGCTGCTGGTGACGCTGCCGGACCAGGTCGTGCTCGACGGCGAGCTCGTGGTGGGGCGCGGCGGCAAGCTGGATTTCGATGCGCTGACCGAGCGCATCCACCCGGCCGACTCCCGTGTGCAACTGCTGGCCAAGGAGACGCCGGCCGAGTTCGTCGCGTTCGACGTGCTCGCGCTCGGCTCGGAGTCCTTCCTTGACGAACCGACGTCCGCGCGCCGCTCGCGGCTGGAGCTGCTCGCGGGCGACGGCGTGCACCTCACGCCGGCCACCACCGATCCGGAGACGGCGCGGCATTGGTTCGAGCTGTTCGAAGGTGCCGGTCTCGACGGCGTGATCGGCAAACCGCTCGACGAGCCGTATTCGCCGGGCAAGCGCGTGATGGTGAAGTACAAGCACTCCCGCACGGCCGACTGCGTGCTGGCCGGGCTGCGCTGGCACGTCGACGCCGCGCCGGGTGAGGCGGTCGGCTCGTTCCTGCTCGGGCTGTACGACGCAGGCGGGCTGCTGCACCACGTCGGCGTCGTCGGGTCGTTCCCGGTGAAGCGGCGCCGCGAACTGGCCGAGGAGCTGGCCCCGCTGATCACCGACGGCGAGGGCCACCCGTGGCTGGGCGACGCCGTGCGCGAGGGCCAGCGGATCCCGGGCGGGATCACGCGCTGGCGGTCGAAGGAACAGCCGTGGGTGCCGCTGCGGCTGGAGCGCGTGGTCGAGGTTTCCTACGAGCACACCGAGGGCGGCGACCCGGCGCGCTTCCGGCACACGGCGCAGTTCGTGCGGTGGCGCCCGGACCGGGAGCCGGCTTCCTGCGGGTACGCCCAGCTGGACGAGCCCGCGCGCTACGACCTGTCGGCCGTGTTCCGGGGTGAGGTCGTGCGGACCCGCTAACTGCCGTCCCACACCCGCCGTGCCAAGCTCGACGGACCGTAGCCTCGAATGCCACCGGAAGACGTGAGGACCCGCCCGTGCGCCGCCGTTCCACCAGCCGATCCTGCCTGCGCGCTCGGCTGGTGGTGGCCCTTCTGGGTGCACTGACGGTCGCGGGCTGCACGACGGGACCGTCCGTGCGCCCGGCGGTGGTGGACAACGACGGCGGCGTCACCACGCCCGCGGCGCCGAGCGCCGCGCCGGTGCCGCTGCCCCCGCTCACCGAGCCGCAGGGCGCGTCGCTGCGCTGGACCGACTGCGACGGCGACACCCGAGCACGCCTGGGTTCCCCCGGCGTGCCGACGTCGCTGCACTTCACGTGCGCGCGCATGACCACGCAGCTCGACGCGCCCGACGACACGCAGCACCTGCTCGCGCGCATCCTCGTGCTGAAGGCGGGCAACGGCCCGATCCCGTTGGTGGTCGTCAACGACGTCGGCGGCGAACCGGGTTCCGTCTTCGCCGCACGGCTGGCCGCTCAGCTGCCGCCCGCGTTCTTGCAGAAGTTCTCGCTGATCGGCGTGGACCGCCGCGGTACGGGCCTCTCGGGTGGCGTGCAGTGCGTGCCGCCGGAGGCGCGCGACGCGCTGCTGGGCGCGGACCCGGCCCAGGGCGGCCTCGGCGACGTGCTCGACGCGGCGCGCCGCGCCGGCCAGCAGTGCGCCATCGACCTCGACACCGCCCAGACTGCGCTCGACAGCTGGCGGACCGCCGGTGACCTCGACCAGCTCCGCCAGGACCTCGGCCTGCCGCGGTTGAACGCCCTCGGCCGCGGCGACGGGTCGAAGGTCCTGTCCGAGTACGCGGTGCGCTTCCCGGCCCAGGTGGGCCGCATGGTGCTCGACGGCCTGCCCGACCCGGGTGAGGACCGCGCCGCCGTCCTCGACGCCGTCGCGGCCGGCGCCGAGTCCACCTTCGACGCGTTCTCCACCGACTGCGCCTCGCGCGGCTGCCCGCTCGGCGACGCGAAAACCGCGCTCAAGCAGGTCACCGACCGCCTGCGCGCCGCGCCCGTCACGACCCCGGACGGCGTCACGATGTCCCCCGGCACCGCC encodes:
- a CDS encoding S9 family peptidase, with product MTDSALDDLSFLRRQARTQRFTLGAPKQFRVSPDGSRVLFLRSETGTDLRHSLWSLDLANGTETKLVDAAELLPGEEDLPAEERARRERARETGGGVVAYGVDDAFTVVTFTLSGKLYTLDLATGATAVLVDGSVVDPRPNPTGTHVAYVRDRRLRVIELATGEDRALVEEDGDDVAWGLAEFIAAEEMDRTRGYWWAPDGRSLIAERSDRGPVPRWTIGDPANPDRPANVVAYPAAGAANAEVSLSVLGLDGSRVDVERGDWEYLVTVHWSAGGAPLLAVQPRDQKRITVLALDPAAGSVTELVTDTDDVWVDILPGVPAWTADGRLVTTSAADGDHRLYVAGEPVTPPGLQLRAVQHVGAEVLFTASADDPTQIHVYRTENGGVRQLSAANGVHVGAGSAELTVLTEWSLAHSGPVVTVLRDGEPAGRIQSSTVDPEVEPNLRWLTLGERGLRAALVLPRGYEPSEGKLPVLMDPYGGPHAQRVLQSRNAFLTPQWLADQGFAVLVADGRGTPGRGAAWERAVAGKLAEVTLADQVDALRAAAAEHPELDLERVAIRGWSYGGYLSALAVLRRPDVFHAAVAGAPVTDWALYDTHYTERYLGKPQDAPEVYERNSLLADAGELSRALLIVHGLADDNVFPAHSLRLSGALLAHGRPHVFLPLAGATHMTPQAEEVAENLMRTQVDWILRELAAVAVDKENA
- a CDS encoding PPK2 family polyphosphate kinase, which translates into the protein MAKKDNGTRVRDALRAGAQLPHPGSSPVGPGKKTKGEKKLATAGERLDALQEALYAEGQAGGGRSVLLVLQGMDTSGKGGTVRHVLGLVNPMGVRYKGFKAPTPAERRHDFLWRVRRELPAPGQLGVFDRSHYEDVLVPRVSGQLSAAERRRRYSQINAFEKELVAEGTTIVKVFLHISPEEQLRRLVARLETPEKLWKFSPSDVEARGHWGAYAQAYSDVFARTSTPHAPWYVVPADRKWYRNWAVAELLIETLTELAPAFPDPHFDVAGELSRLRGDGVPA
- a CDS encoding SRPBCC family protein; amino-acid sequence: MTLEPIRKSITVACSRAHAFKVYTEGFDSWWPREHHLGEAALAEAVLEPREGGRWFERLVDGSECGWGRVLAWEPPGRVVLSWHIDGDWKVDPDPAHASEIEVLFTEEGPGTTRVEIEHREFERHGATAQQVYDGVDTEGGWTGLLKIFAAKAAA
- a CDS encoding helix-turn-helix transcriptional regulator; this translates as MATYGSEQLTALADPSRRAIVEALRAGPRAVGELAATLPISRPAVSQHLKVLKEAGLVTDRAEGTKRLYRLRPDGIAALRAYLDRMWSDALSSFARQAESTAESEGSEQS
- the rocD gene encoding ornithine--oxo-acid transaminase; amino-acid sequence: MTTFAGRETASPASTAGFIELDERWSTHNYHPLPVVIAEAEGATVTDVEGKSYLDFLSGYSALNFGHRHPALIAAAVEQLGKVTLTSRAFHHDQLGLFCRELAELTGTEMVLPMNSGAEAVESAVKVARKWAHQVKGVPDGTAEIVVAGSNFHGRTTTIVSFSTDDTARAGFGPFTPGFVTVPYGDAAAVRAAITPRTAAVLLEPVQGEAGVIVPPAGFFADVRRACDENGVLLIADEIQSGLARTGTVLALDHEGVRADVYTLGKALGGGILPVSAVVGSRDVLGVLKPGEHGSTFGGNPVACAVGRAVIRLLATGEFQQRSTELGAHLHERLSALVGHGLAAVRGRGLWAGVDIAPGGPSGRAASEALAGLGVLCKETHDHTLRIAPPLVITRDELDRGIDAVAQVVRP
- a CDS encoding FAD-dependent oxidoreductase; protein product: MRITVAGGGVVGLSCAHRLAEAGHTVTVVTEGGPGETTSAVAGGLIYPPVVRPDERVARWTTTTVGVYRSLPAAPGIRFLPGWIRVPADAPDPAWLAAMTDVSRDGTVLAFTTALVDTPVYLTWLAEEVAARGVRTEYRTVTSLADLDADVVVNATGLAGGALAGDDTLVPVRGQVVHLADPGLTSWSVEEIDGDLAYVIPHGRHVVCGGTEEIGRGDLEPDPATAAAIVRRCRALEPRLADAAILGTRVGLRPGRPSVRLERTGDVIHCYGHGGAGITLAWGCADDVTELV
- a CDS encoding phosphatase PAP2 family protein, with the translated sequence MNRILAVVAVVCLLATVAVGLVYAGGHSPGALDSAVANGVAGLGRTTFDVLVLPTEPYVLLPAIAVTAGICAYRRRRPDAALAIAAPAVAVGLNTWVLKPLFDRWKDGILVYPSGHTVSLVTVLAVLVLLARPKALTVVLGVLLLCCAAIGMIGLGYHYLTDIVGGTFFGTAVVTGLRSVTPRRVPAPSAG
- the zapE gene encoding cell division protein ZapE — encoded protein: MVPPPRFGEARFSTYLPNPDEPSQAAAVAACSAFARGIGARPAKKSRLRSLFGGGGPTPAAKPGLYLDGGFGVGKTHLLASTWHDAPSPKAYGTFVELTHLVGALGFAEAVRRLSEHRLLAIDEFELDDPGDTTLVGRLLQELTDAGVHVAATSNTLPDKLGEGRFAAEDFLREIQALSRRFDVVRVDGPDYRHRGLPDAPPPVSDEELEASAAAHEGSTVDEFGALVAHLARLHPSRYGKLLDGVRRVHLKHVTPAPDQNVGLRLVAFADRLYDRAIPVVVSGVPLPELFTEEMVNGGYRKKYLRAVSRLTALARDAV
- a CDS encoding pyrimidine reductase family protein — its product is MRSVWPPSPAGTELSDEDLELVYGYPEDLRGPFVQVNFVASADGAVAVEELSKGLSHPADRRVFLLGRDLADVILVGGGTVRTENYRGARTNAVRAARRARLGLAPAPPIAVVTRTATLDPAGPLFTDTRVPPLVVTTSRAETGALAEAGADVLVAGEDDVDLPRALAMLAERGLRRVDCEGGPGLFAQLIADDLVDQLCLSVAPLLIGGAASRIAAGPAAAVPRRLDLASVLVEDGFTLLRYRRGRG